One window of Drosophila busckii strain San Diego stock center, stock number 13000-0081.31 chromosome 3L, ASM1175060v1, whole genome shotgun sequence genomic DNA carries:
- the LOC108599056 gene encoding uncharacterized protein LOC108599056, translating into MYKFSFLLATVLLSCAELGTAQVKPSAEIGRVTVQVPLLSNGKPVMSNANDQVEVADVQEIKPDKVVPPLAQVPPKVQESSLSKVRRMRAIAMSPVLPNHGIRNPVALKSRKARSAWSTAKPHSGRPKPWYASALYPKSWSWRPKSWYAPAWWHPRPMLPKLRKMRSVVTTMTTNVPPASSTVHSVRPKSAKNCYNMLVTGMLATTIMPMPPTPVENCDELCTKFELNPICAYNGICIHEFPNQCVMDTFNCKHRDLSFRAVDEDVCNMSLCARRCTEEDLKV; encoded by the exons ATGTAcaaatttagctttttattggCCACAG TGCTGCTGAGCTGCGCAGAGTTGGGCACAGCGCAGGTGAAGCCAAGTGCAGAGATCGGTCGGGTCACGGTCCAAGTACCGTTGCTGTCCAATGGAAAGCCCGTTATGTCCAATGCCAATGATCAAGTGGAGGTGGCTGATGTGCAAGAGATAAAGCCGGACAAAGTTGTCCCGCCGCTGGCCCAGGTACCACCGAAAGTACAAGAGTCTTCGTTATCAAAGGTGCGTCGGATGCGAGCTATAGCTATGAGTCCCGTCTTGCCCAATCATGGAATTCGCAATCCGGTAGCTTTAAAGTCGCGTAAGGCCAGATCTGCTTGGTCTACGGCTAAGCCTCATTCTGGGCGTCCCAAGCCGTGGTATGCTTCAGCTTTGTACCCCAAATCATGGTCCTGGCGCCCCAAATCTTGGTATGCTCCTGCCTGGTGGCACCCTCGACCAATGCTCCCCAAGCTGCGTAAAATGCGATCAGTTGTAACCACAATGACTACCAATGTGCCGCCAGCAAGCTCGACCGTTCACTCGGTGCGTCCTAAATCCGCGAAGAACTGTTATAATATGCTAGTAACTGGCATGCTGGCCACCACGATTATGCCCATGCCACCAACACCCGTCGAGAATTGTGATGAGCTCTGCACCAAGTTCGAGCTGAATCCCATATGCGCCTACAACGGTATCTGCATACATGAGTTTCCGAACCAGTGCGTTATGGACACATTCAACTGCAAACATCGCGATCTGTCCTTCCGTGCCGTAGATGAGGACGTCTGTAATATGTCCCTGTGCGCTCGTCGCTGCACAGAAGAGGATCTCAAGGTGTAA
- the LOC108599411 gene encoding hrp65 protein, with protein sequence MNILTAFIFILLLSSVWHVEAKQIKIKITLGPERSETNNVVRRKGWIGPVMQMASGLLGGMGGGAQGGAGGEGGKGGEGGSASSSSSANSKDDNNNMNKLNQNNWSNNVNNAFSINNHATNIRINRPLANKWQQAKRRSSIRFK encoded by the exons ATGAACATCTTaacagcatttattttcatcTTGCTCTTGTCAAGTGTTTGGCACGTtgaagctaaacaaataaaaatcaaaattactCTAGGACCAGAAAGAAGTGAAACAAACAATGTCGTACGCAGGAAAGGCTGGATTGGTCCTGTGATGCAAATGGCTTCTGGTCTGCTAGGCGGTATGGGGGGCGGTGCCCAAGGTGGTGCCGGCGGCGAAGGCGGTAAGGGTGGCGAGGGCGGAAGCGCTTCAAGCTCATCATCAGCTAACTCCAAagatgataataataatatgaataaattgaaCCAAAATAATTGGAGTAATAATGTCAATAACGCCTTCAGTATTAATAACCATGCAACAAATATTAGGATTAATCG acCACTtgcaaacaaatggcaacaagcaaagcgCAGGTCAAGTATTCGCTTTAAATGA
- the LOC108598482 gene encoding calcium channel flower isoform X2: MSFVEKLTGLMARPNQQDPAGGPEAPWYLKYGSRVLGIVAAFFAILFGLWNVLSIIGLSVSCLVAGIIQMIAGFVVMALEAPCCFVCIEQVGSVADKVDSKPMYFRAGLYCAMAVPPIFMCFGLASLFGSGLIFATGAVYGMMALGKKASREDMAAAATSPTQMGGQVGGQMQMGGDQHITLMEDPDVWRPT, translated from the exons atg TCGTTTGTGGAAAAATTAACGGGACTTATGGCACGTCCAAATCAACAAGACCCAGCTGGCGGTCCAGAGGCACCCTGGTATCTCAAATATGGCAGCCGAGTGCTTGGCATCGTGGCCGCCTTTT TTGCCATACTCTTTGGTCTGTGGAATGTGCTGTCGATCATTGGTTTGAGCGTGTCTTGCCTCGTCGCTGGCATAATACAGATGATAGCAGGATTTGTGGTAATGGCCCTGGAGGCGCCTTGCTGCTTCGTGTGCATTGAGCAGGTGGGCTCTGTGGCGGATAAGGTCGACTCCAAGCCAATGTATTTCCGAGCGGGTCTCTACTGCGC taTGGCAGTGCCTCCAATATTCATGTGCTTCGGACTGGCTAGTCTCTTTGGCAGTGGTCTGATTTTTGCCACAGGCGCTGTCTATGGCATGATGGCGTTAGGCAAGAA AGCGTCGCGAGAGGACATGGCTGCTGCGGCCACATCGCCCACCCAAATGGGCGGCCAGGTGGGtggccaaatgcaaatgggcGGCGATCAACATATCACACTCATGGAAGATCCAGATGTCTGGCGTCCAACATAA
- the LOC108598482 gene encoding calcium channel flower isoform X1 — protein MSFVEKLTGLMARPNQQDPAGGPEAPWYLKYGSRVLGIVAAFFAILFGLWNVLSIIGLSVSCLVAGIIQMIAGFVVMALEAPCCFVCIEQVGSVADKVDSKPMYFRAGLYCAMAVPPIFMCFGLASLFGSGLIFATGAVYGMMALGKKASIEDMRAAAGTTTGYGGNSSTTNDRAGIVNNAQPFSFTGAVGTDSNV, from the exons atg TCGTTTGTGGAAAAATTAACGGGACTTATGGCACGTCCAAATCAACAAGACCCAGCTGGCGGTCCAGAGGCACCCTGGTATCTCAAATATGGCAGCCGAGTGCTTGGCATCGTGGCCGCCTTTT TTGCCATACTCTTTGGTCTGTGGAATGTGCTGTCGATCATTGGTTTGAGCGTGTCTTGCCTCGTCGCTGGCATAATACAGATGATAGCAGGATTTGTGGTAATGGCCCTGGAGGCGCCTTGCTGCTTCGTGTGCATTGAGCAGGTGGGCTCTGTGGCGGATAAGGTCGACTCCAAGCCAATGTATTTCCGAGCGGGTCTCTACTGCGC taTGGCAGTGCCTCCAATATTCATGTGCTTCGGACTGGCTAGTCTCTTTGGCAGTGGTCTGATTTTTGCCACAGGCGCTGTCTATGGCATGATGGCGTTAGGCAAGAA agcCAGCATTGAGGATATGCGTGCCGCGGCGGGCACTACGACGGGATACGGCGGAAATTCATCCACAACCAATGATCGGGCCGGCATTGTCAATAATGCGCAGCCATTCTCCTTTACCGGCGCTGTGGGCACCGACAGCAATGTGTGA